The nucleotide window GCCCTGCAGTACAACGATTCCTACCAGGAGAACGTCTTCAGCTATGTCAACAACATCAATACCCATGAAGGCGGTACCCATGTCACCGGATTCCGCAAGGCACTGACAAGAACACTCAATGCCTACGCCCAGAAAAATGATCTTCTGAAGAACCTCAAGCTCTCCCTGACCGGTGACGATTTCAAGGAGGGCCTGACTGCCGTTATCTCGGTAAAGGTTGCTGAACCCCAGTTTGAGGGCCAGACCAAGACAAAACTTGGTAACTCGGAAACACAGAGTATCGTCGAAACCATAGTCAATGAGCAGCTTGCGGAGTTTGCCGAAAGCAACCCGAATGTACTCAAGATGATCATTGAAAAGGTGAAGGGTGCGGCCATGTCGAGAGAGGCTGCACGCAAGGCCAAGGAGCTTACCCGCAGAAAATCGGTACTGGAGAGCTCGGGACTTCCCGGAAAACTTGCGGACTGCTCCATCAATGATCCGGAACACTGTGAACTCTATATCGTAGAGGGTGACTCTGCAGGCGGCAGTGCCAAGCAGGGACGGGACAGAAGCTTTCAGGCTATCCTGCCCTTGAAGGGAAAAATCCTTAATGTCGAAAAGGCCCGGCTGCACAAGATGCTTGAAAACGAGGAGATCAAGACCATCATTCTCGCCCTTGGAACAAGCTTTGGCGAAGAGGAGTTCTCAACCGAAAAGCTGCGCTATGGGAAAATCATCATCATGACCGATGCTGATGTTGACGGCGCGCATATCAGAACCCTGCTTCTGACCTTTTTCTTCCGCCATATGCGCTCACTTATTGAAGCCGGCCGTGTCTTTATTGCCCAGCCGCCTCTTTATCTGGTAAAATCAGGCAAGGAGCAGCAGTATGCGTGGGATGATGACGAGCGCAACAGCATTACGGAGTCCATGAAAAAAATGCAGAAAGGCAAGGCCAATATCCATATCCAGCGCTACAAGGGTCTTGGAGAGATGAACCCTGAGCAGCTCTGGAGTACAACCATGGACCCTGCTCACCGTTCACTGCTGCTGGTAAATGTCGAAAATGCCATGGAAGCCGATCAGGTATTCTCGACGCTCATGGGTGACAAGGTTGAGCCTCGCAGGGAGTTTATCGAGAAAAACGCAAGATATGTCCGCCGCTTAGATGTCTGAGGTGCGGACATAGACCTCCTTGCGGAGTTGCTGTACCCATTCTGAAAATAACCTGCGGTTTTTGTTGTCAAGAGCCTCCTCTTCAAGAAAGGAGTAATCCTTCTCCGGATTCACCGTATGGGCAGCAACCCGCTCGTTCAGCCTGATGATGGTGTAGAAGGACTCCCCCTGCGGAGGATCGATCTTCGAAGGAGGACTGATATCTCCCGGATTTTTCAGGGCCGTGATAATTGCCCTCAGCTCCGGACGCAGGGAGGGAAGGGAGATATACTCACCCACACCACCGATTGAAGAGATAACGCCACCAAGCTTTGCTGTGGATGGATCGTCAGAATATTTGGATGCCATCTCGGAAAACGATGACTTGCCGCTGAGTATATCGGCCCGAATTGAATTCAGGAGCTGGTCCACTCCGCTAAAATCATCTTTCGAATGGTCGAAGGCGACAAGAATATGGCGGACGTGAATGGCATTCGGCTCCTTGTTCAGCAGCTGAATGATATGATAGCCGTAGCGGGTTTCAATAATACCGGAAACCTCACCCTCCTTGAGCGAAAAAGCTGCCGTTTCAAAACTTGGAATAAGCGACCCTTTCTGAACATATCCGAGATCACCACCAAGCCTGGCCGAACCGGGATCCTGGGAGTATTTCCTTGCCAGCAAGGCAAAGTCCGCGCCGCCCTGAAGCTCCTTGCGAACTGCCTGGATCTTGGTAAGCGCCTGAAGTTGTGCGTCAGCAGACACTGCGGGATATTTCATGATCTGGGAAACTTTAACCCCTTCCGGAATCAATGAAAATTTCTCCCTGTTGGCGTTATAATAGTCCATCACCTCACCTGAAGTAACCTTAACTCCGGCCGAGCGTTTCCGCCGAAGGGTCTGTATCAACTCCTGATTGCGGATCTCCGTGCGAATCTCGTCGCGGATAGCGGGGAGCGTTTTACCGAAACGGGTTTCCATCTCCTCTTTAGAGGCAAATCTTGCTCTCAACTGCTTGAATCGGTCTCCTGCTGTAGAGGAAATAGCGTTTTCATCAACTTTAACGCTGTCAATTTTTGCTTTCGAAAGAATAATCTGCTGCTCGATCAGACCGTCAAGTATCCTGCGGGATAAGCCGGTATCCTTAGCCAGTTCAGGGGACTGAAGTCGAGCCATAAGAGCCCGGGAGTCAATTTCCGATTTCAGGATGACCTCGCGACCAACCACAGCGACAATCCGGTCGGCAACTTCGGCATAAGATGGTGTGGTGATTGATGCCAAACCGGAAAGAAAGAGCAGTGCTGCTTTCCCTGATATTTTTTTCATTACAATGATCCTGACTTATAAATATTGTTCAGACACCGAAACAGTAACATAACTAGCGTATCCGTAAATCGGAAAAGGCAAACAGACTCAGGAAACCTTGCTGCCTCTCAGATGCACAGGGGTTTTAGATAATCTGAGCCAGTCAAAAACAAGCGGTGCAGCAACAAAGATCGAAGAGTAGGTTCCGATAAGAATGCCGCAAAAAACAGCAAAAGCAAAGCCCCTGATGGCCGGACCGGCAAAGATAAAGAGAACAAAAACAGAGAGCAGAACGGTTCCTGAGGTAATAATCGTACGGCTCAGCGTCTGGTTCATGCTTTCATTGAATATTCTTTCATAGTCCGCCGGTTTCTGACCGCGAATCCGCTCCCGGATACGATCATAGACAACAACGGTATCGGTAATCGAGTAACCGGCAATGGTAAGAAATGCAGCAATGATGCTCTGGTCCATCTCAAGCGGCATAAAATCAAACAGCCCGCCCAAGAGACTGAAGAGACCGAGAACTGAAAGAATGTCATGGAATATGGCAATCACCCCGGCGGTTGCAAATTTTATCTCAAAACGGATACCGACATAGAGCAAAATTGCAATGAGCGAAGCCAGCAGTGCTTTCAATGCTGACCATTTCAGGTCGGAGGCAATACTTGGGCCAACGGCATCAATACGGACAATTTCATGCGGATTATTCTTGAGCCGGGCATCAAAAGCGCCCGAAACAAGGGATTTCAGTTCATTGGTCTCTCCGCTGAACACGGTACTGAACAGAAACGAGCGATCAAGACCATACTGCTTGAGCGATCCGGAAATACCTGCCTCATCAAGCACAGCACGAACCGCACTGACATCAATATTTTTATCAAAACGGATCAGTACCTCCGATCCGCCCCGGAAGTCAATACCGTAATTCAGCCCTTTTACCGCAAGGGAGATCAGGCCGGACGCAAGCAGAATCAGTGAAAAACCGTAGGCAATTTTACGGAATCCTATAAAATCAAAGTTTGTCTTGTGAAAAATCCTCATTGGTCATACATCTTGAAAATTAACCGAAACTTTTTTCAGACAAAAGGTTCTTGCCCATGAGAAACGAAAAGATCTCTTTTGTCACAACTATCGAGGTAAACAGGCTCGCTGCCGTACCGATCATAAGTGTAAGGGCAAAACCCTGTATAGGCCCGATACCATAGGTATAGAGCAGAAATGCTGCAACCATTGTGGTAACATGTGAGTCAAGAATCGAGGAGAATGCCCGATCATAACCCAACTCTATGGAGGAGGTCAACCCCTTGGAGGCATCAAGTTCCTCTCTGATTCGCTCATAGATCAGAACATTGGCATCCACTGCCATCCCGATGGTCAGGACTATACCTGCGATACCCGGCAGCGAGAGCGAGGCACTGAAACCTGCCAGTACCGAAAGCACGATGAGAATATTAAGAACAAGCGCTATATCGGCGGCAATACCTGCTTTTTTATAGTAGAGCAGCATAAATACGGATACTGCCAGAAATGACCAGGAGAGGGAGAGCATCCCGGCTCGAATGTAATCAGCACCAAGAGACGGCCCTACGGTACGCTCCTCAATAATTCTGACCGGGGCGGGAAGAGCGCCGGCCTTCAGCACAATTTCCAGATCCTTTGCCTCCTCCAGACTCTCAATACCGTTAATGACGGAGTTCCCTCCGGGAATCTTTGACTGCACAACGGGAGCGCTGTAAACCGCACCATCAAGCACTATAGCAATACGCTTTCCGATATTTGCGCCGGTAATGCGTGCCCATTTCGACGTCCCCTCAGAGTTCATCGACATCGTCACCTCCGGCTGTACACCTTCTGAGCCGAATGTTGCCTTGGCTTCGGTTATGACCCCGCCGGTAAGTTCAGGGCTTTTTTTGACAAGGTAGACCGAGTAGAGCTTCTCTCCGCTCGGACCGACATCAGGCTTGGCGGCAAGAAGCAGCTCGGTATCCAGAGGAAGCAGGGCCTGGATATCGCTTCGCTTGAGCAGGGAAAGCACGAACTCTTTTGACTGTTCCGAAGTGTATGCGTTACCGTTTTCAGAAACGCCGACTACATTATAAAGCGGTTTTGCTGCGTTTTGATTTGCCGCAGTGGCCGGAGCCGCAGGTGCCGCTCCGGCAGGTGATCCGGGTACCGGCAATGATGCTGATAATGGCTTTGATGCCGAGGAGTCAGAAACGGCTGCCGGTGGTGCGGTACCGTTCTGGACAAGATAGGTATTGATCCGGTCAAGCGTTCTGACAAGAACCTCAGGATCCCTCAAAAGCCTGAACTCAAGCTTCGCCGTACCCTTAAGCAGGTTTCTTACCCTGTTTTGATCAGAAATACCCGGAAGCTCTATGATGATTTTTCTGCTCCCCTGGGTGGTAATGACCGGTTCGGCTACACCATACTGGTCAATTCGGTTTCTGATGATCTCCTTGGCTCGACTCAGGGCATCATCGGACTCCTTTTCAAGCTTCGAAATAATCTCCCGGTCACTGTTGCGTATATCATAAAAATAGCGGCTCAGTCGAATGTTCTCGATTTTGAACTCGGCTACGATCAGTTCAAGCACACTCGCATCGCTTTTCGCGGCCTTTGCTCTTACCGAATTCATGATCTCGGTAAACTTTGCATCCTTGTTCCACGCTTTCTGCTCAAAGAGATCAATCTGGTCAACTTCCATAACCAGATGCATTCCCCCTCTGAGATCGAGACCAAGTTTAAGACTCTTTTTCCGTGCATTTTCAAGCTCTTCACGGTGACTCAGCGCATATTTGAGACTATCCTGAGCCGATCTATAACTGTTAAGCTGCCGGGAAAGGGAGTAGTCACTCCAGGTAGGCCATAATGACCAAACCGCAACAAGAGTGACCAGAGCAATCAGAAGAAGATTAAAACGTTTATTTTTCATTGATGACATCGCTTTGCGCTCAGAAGAAATAATTCAGCCAATATATAAAATGGGGTATTGATTAGCTAACAATCTGCTCGGGGCCCATAACAGGTACCTATCGGCGTTTCCCCCGGTTTTTACCGACGCTATGGCTCTTATTCGTTAATCATCTACTACCCCTCATCCCGCAAGCCTGCCGAATCAACAGAATACCCCTCCATATCTTCAGCGGAATACAAAAAAACCAGCCCTTACGTATAGATATAACCCTCCTCCAGGAGCGGATCCATGACTAAACAGCGTGATTGCGTGCGCTCCAGCAGATAAGCTGAAATCATTCGATTGTTTTTATTACCATAAGAGGACATTTTAGTCCCTATTGCCCTTGCGGTGACCGCGATAACGGCTATAATCAAACAGTGCTTGCCGAAAACACTTTTACTTTACTTTTACTCTGCTTGCCGGATATCTCCGGTCAGTCGGCAGCGGCGGCCCTGCTGGGCGCGCCTGTAGCCATTCCTGTACGGCAGATCCCCTTAAATATGCGTATCTTGAGCAGGGAATAAACAAACAGCAACCAAAATGTTTCACGTGAAACAATCCTCAAAACATGTATGATATTATCGTTGCGGGGGCCGGCCATGCAGGCTGCGAAGCTGCGCTTGCCGCGGCGAGGTCCGGATGCTCATGCCTGCTCATAACGACAGACCTCTCGTCGATTGCAAGAATGTCCTGCAATCCCGCCATAGGTGGCGTAGCCAAGGGTCAGATCACAAGAGAGATTGACGCTCTTGGCGGAGAGATGGCCAGAGCTATAGACGCAAACGGGATCCAGTTCAGAATGCTTAACCGCAGCAAGGGGCCTGCCATGCACTCGCCAAGAGCGCAGGCAGACAAGGCGATGTACTCCCTCTATATGCGCAAAGTTATTGAGCGCGAGACCAATATCGACCTGCTGCAGGACACCGTAGTAGGAATCGAATCACATGAAGGCGTCTTTCAGGGAGCAAGAATCTCTTCCGGAAAAGTCATTGCGGGAGGCGCCGCAATTCTCTGCTGCGGAACATTTCTTAACGGCCTCATCCATATAGGAATGAACCATTATGACGGAGGGAGAACAACGGCAGAGCCTCCGGTTCGCGGATTAACCGAGGATCTTTTGCGTCTCGGCTTTATGGCAGGCCGACTGAAAACCGGAACACCCCCAAGAATTGACGCGCGCAGTGTAGATTACTCCCGGGTGGAGAGCCAACAGGGGGATGCGGAGCCATCGGCATTCTCGTTCAGCAAATCACTTGACCTCAATCGACGACAGGTAAGCTGTTACATCACCAAAACAACGCCTCAAACTCATGAGATTCTGAAAAAAGGGTTCAGCCGCTCCCCGCTCTTTACCGGAAAAGTTCAGGGCATCGGCCCGAGATACTGCCCGTCTGTAGAAGACAAGATTTGCCGCTTCCCTGATAAAGAGAGCCACCATATATTTCTTGAGCCCGAAGGGATTGACACCAATGAGATGTACGTGAATGGATTTTCGACGTCACTGCCGGAAGATATTCAGGAAGAGGGGTTGCGTTCCATACCAGGCTTGTGCAATGCAAAAGTTATCCGGCCGGGATACGCAATTGAATATGACTATTTCTTCCCGTACCAGATAAAGGGTACGCTGGAAACCAAACTCATAGAAAACCTCTACTTTGCCGGGCAGATCAACGGGACATCAGGATACGAGGAGGCTGCCGCCCAGGGATTAATGGCCGGCATAAACGCTTCATTGAAAGCAAGATCCCGACCACCTATCAATCTCAGGCGCTCAGAGGCCTATATCGGCGTCCTGATTGATGATATCATCACAAAAGAGACGCTCGAGCCCTACAGAATGTTTACCTCTTCTGCTGAACATCGCCTCCACCTTCGCCATGATAATGCGGATGTGCGCCTTGTGACCTTTGGATATGAAGCGGGACTTGTTCAGCATGAAACCTATCATCAGTGCCTTTCTAAAATAGAGAAGATTAATCATCTTAAGGCATTATGTGCAAACACAAGACTGCAGCCCGAAGAGATAAACCGCATACTGGCAAAATCAGGCTATGCCCCTGTAGAGATCGGCCAGCATGTGGCATCACTGCTGAAAAGGCCAGGAATCACCCTTGAGCTGATTCTTGCTGAATCAGAAGCATTTCGAAACAGTGTTCATCAGATAACCATTGACCGCTCAATCTATGAACAGGTTGATATTGACCTTAAGTATGAAGGCTATCTTAAACGTGACCTTCTGATGGCTGAAAAGATCTCAAGACTGGAATCACTCAGGATACCGCCCCAGTTCAAATATGACGGGATATCCGGGCTTTCAAACGAAGGAAAAGAGAAGCTGAAAAAACACAAGCCCGAAACAATTGGAGTCGCCTCACGAATACCGGGCGTTTCCCCTTCAGATATTTCAGTTCTTACCGTTCGCCTTGGACGTTAAGCGAGCCATATTGTTTCACGTGAAACACCATTTATAGTATCAGGCCTGATATTCATATTTTTATTCCATGGAAAGTATAATCGGTGACATTGTCAATAATGATCTGCTGTTCGGTAAAGATAAAGAGCAGGGGATAGTTGGCGCATACCAGCTGAGCGACACACAAATAAGAGTATTCAATCGTAATGGCGGCTCGGTAACACACCATGACGATACGTTTTTCCCCTATTTTTTTCTCTCTGACAGCTCCCTGCTTGAGGGGTTTGTTCCCGAGTGTGACGAAAAGTTCTGGCTGGTAAAACTCGGCGGCTCGAACTACTATCAATATCTTGCCATATTCAAAAGCTGGCGAAACTATCGCGGGGCTCTTGACTCTTTAAGCAACAGACGTTTTGGCGAGAGTGCCGATCAAGGTATCCAGAGTCCGGCAGTTGAGAACAGTTCACACATATATAATAAAGGCGATGCCGTCACTCAGTATTTTCTTCAGAGCGGCAAAACCCTCTTCAAGGGTATGATCTTTGATGATCTCTACCGTATGCAGCTTGATATTGAAACGAATTACAATCCCGAAAAGCGTGATGGCGCGGCAAACGGGATCGGTTCTGATGAGATCATTATTATCTCTTTTTGTGATAATCGTGGATGGGAGGCTGTTCTCCATTCAAAAAAGAGCTCTGAACGGGAGCTGCTTAAAGCGGCAGTGGCACTTATAGGTGAAAAAGATCCTGATGTTATCGAGGGGCACAACATATTCAGCTTTGATCTTCCCTATCTGCAGCGCAGATGCGAAAAATATGGTATTCCTTTTTCGATAGGGAGAAACAACCTTCAGCCTAAAACATACCCGTCAAGCATACGTTTCGCTGAACGGAGTATTGATTACACCTTTTATGATATCCCCGGGAGGCATGTTATTGATACTCTTTTCCTGGTGCAGAGTTACGATATCTCGAAGCGCTCCATGCAGAGCTACGGTCTGAAAGCCGTGGCTAAACATTTTGGTTTTGCTTCACCCGACAGAACCTACGTTGACTACAAGGATATAGCCGCGCTTTGGGAAAATAATCATGCAAAACTTCTTGCCTATGCGCTTGATGATGTTCGCGAAACAAGGGCTCTCTCCTCTTTACTTTCTGCCAGCAATTTTTATCTCTCACAAATGCTGCCGTATACCTATGCAATGACCGCCCGCATAGGCCAGGCTGCGAAGATCGAGGTTCTTCTGGTCCGCGAATACCTCCGCCTTAAACACTCTATCCCCAGGCCCACTGCCGGTCAACAGCACTCCGGAGGATATACCGAAGTCTTCCTGAAAGGGATTCTCGGCCCTATTGTCTATGCTGATGTTGAGTCACTCTACCCCTCTATCATGCTCTCTTACGATATATGTCCAAAAAGTGATGAATTGAAGGTCTTTCCGGGTGTGCTCAATGATCTGAAGGAGCTGCGTTTCAAGGCTAAAGATCGATCACTCAAAGAAAAAGAGTGCGGAAACAAATCGCTTGCCGATAATTTTGATGCCATGCAAAGCTCATTCAAAATAGTTATCAATGCCATGTACGGCTATCTTGGTTTCAGCGGAGGGATATTCAATGATTTTGCAGAAGCGGACAGAGTGACATCAACCGGACAGAGTATTGCAAAAAAAATGATTGTCGAGTTTGAAGCCAGAGGATGCCGTGTTATTGAGGTTGATACGGATGGTATTCTGTTTATTCCACCACCTGAAGTGATACGTGAAACTGATGAAAGATTGCTTGTCAGCGAAGTTTCTGCGCTTATGCCGGAAGGCATTAAAATAGGGTTTGACGGGCGATACAGAAAGATGATCTCCTACATGAAAAAAAATTATGCGCTGCTCAGCTATGAGAACGTCATGATTCTGAAAGGATCTTCGCTTACAAGCAGAAGCGGCGAGAAGTTCGGGCGTGATTTTGTCCGCAGAGGCTTTGAAAAGCTTCTCAGCGAAGATATTGAAGGGCTTCACAATCTTTTCACCGAGTACCGGAATAAAATTCTAAACCATGAACTTGATGTTTCCGAGTTTACAAAAACAGAATCGCTGAAAAGCACCGTTGAACAATACGCCGAAGATGTGAAATCAGGCAAACGTTCAAAGGCAATAACCTATGAAATCGCTATCAAGAAAGGCCTTCGGGTAACAAAAGGGGACCGGATCACCTACTATATCTCCGGAACAGGAGCGGGCAGTGCCTCGTATGAGAAAGGCAAGCTCTCCACGGAATGGAAAAAAGAGAATCCTGACGAGAACACGCACTTCTATCTTAAACGACTTGATGAACACTGCCAGAAATTTCTTCCTTTTTTCAAGCCGCAGGATTTCAGCATGCTTTTTTCTGATGATACGCTCTTTTCATTTTCTGCCGATGGGATTGAGCTGATAAGGGATATCCGCCATACCGAGAGCTACAACCCAGGGAGTGATCTTGCTTTATGAAAAGCCTGTTTCGGTTTTGTTTGTTTATACTGTATCTTTTTGTCCTCTGTTGAGGAACTATATATCCTGTTTCCCTGTAGTGTTACAGGCTATTGGAACATAATTTTTAAATATTTTTTTGAAACTAACATGGCAGACAATAAAGTACTTCCTGTTTCAAGTGATGTCAGCTGGATCGGTGTTCTCGATCCCGGTCTTATTACCTTTGACATCGTAATGGAGACAAAATATGGCACAACCTATAACTCCTATTTCATCAATGCGGAGAAAAAGACCATTATAGAGACAACAAAGGAGAAATTCTGGCCTGAATATCTTGCCAAAATAAAACAGGTTACCGACCCTTCTGAGATAGAGTATATCATTGTTGACCACACGGAACCGGATCACTCAGGCAATGTCCGAAACCTGCTTGCCGTGGCTCCAAATGCAACCGTAGTCGGCAGTGGTAACGCGATCAAATTTCTCCGCGACCAGACCGGCCATGACTTTAAATCACTTGTTGTAAAAACAGGAGATTCGCTTGATCTTGGCAATAAAACGCTTCATTTCATCAATGCGCCCAATCTTCACTGGCCTGACACCATCTATACCTGGCTTGAGGAGGACCGGATTCTTTTCACCTGTGACTCTTTCGGCTCCCATTTCTCGCACGAAGAGATGTTTGATGACCTTGTGGGTGATTTTGACGATGCCTTTACCTACTATTTTGATGCTATTCTCAGACCGTTCAGTAAATACATGATTCAGGCGGTAGAAAAAATCAGAGCTCTTGACATACAGACCATCTGTCCCGGTCATGGTCCCATCCTGAGATCAAACTGGAAAAAATATGTAGATCTCTCTTTAAAATATGCGACTACAGCCATTGCGATGCCACAGGAAAAAAATATCCTGATTGCCTATGTTTCTGCCTATGAAAACACCACTCTGCTTGCCCATAAAATAGCAGAGGGTCTCCGCCGGTCGTGTGATTTCAATATTGAGATTTGTGACATAGAGTCTATGCATTTTTCAAAACTTGAGGACAAGATCGCCCACTGTTCAGGAATTATCGTGGGATCGCCTACGATAAACCAGAATATACTGCCGCAAATCTATCAACTCTTCGCGGCCATAAACCCGATCCGTGACAAGGGAAAGCTCGGCGCCGCTTTCGGCTCTTATGGATGGAGCGGTGAGGCAGCAAAAATGATTGAAACAAATTTCTCACTGCTCAAGCTGAAAGTTTTTGAACAGAATGTTATGGTAAAGTTCAAACCTCATGAGCCTGAATTTGAAAAATGCATCGATTTCGGCAAGGCCTATGCAGATAAAATGATTGAGATCTACCAGTTGAGCTGCAATCTGTGATCAAACAGAGGTATTGGCTGTTGAAAACCAAAAAGGGTTACCGGAAACGGTAACCCTTTTTTTATATACAATTAACGATACAGCTACTATGGAGATGGCCGTCGCCGCTACCCGGCCGCTGATTCGTCGGGGCTTAACGGAGAGCGATAGCGGTGAAGTACGTTATTTAAAAATAATCTCTTCAACTATCGGACGCTCAAGGGCGGCATTAAGTTTGTTGCGTATATCCTGTTTTCGAAAATTCAGTTCCATGCGCCATGAGGGATTTTTCACCCGGATAAAGAGCTGTCCGCCGGTAAATCGCTCAATGGAGGTGGCACCGGCAATAGCCTCACCAACAACACTGTTCCATATCTGGAGTGTCTTGTACTGCTCATATGCCTCTGTAAGCCCTAACGACTGGCACATAGCGCCGACTACAGAAGAGATTTTTTTCGGATCTTTTGTTCTTGACACCGCTCAATGCTCCCGGTTGTCTTTCAGTGATTCCACAGAGAATGCCGTAATGTTTTTCTGATCTTTTTTTTCTGTCGATGTAATGATGGTCTGCCCGCAATC belongs to Candidatus Chlorobium masyuteum and includes:
- the mnmG gene encoding tRNA uridine-5-carboxymethylaminomethyl(34) synthesis enzyme MnmG, producing the protein MYDIIVAGAGHAGCEAALAAARSGCSCLLITTDLSSIARMSCNPAIGGVAKGQITREIDALGGEMARAIDANGIQFRMLNRSKGPAMHSPRAQADKAMYSLYMRKVIERETNIDLLQDTVVGIESHEGVFQGARISSGKVIAGGAAILCCGTFLNGLIHIGMNHYDGGRTTAEPPVRGLTEDLLRLGFMAGRLKTGTPPRIDARSVDYSRVESQQGDAEPSAFSFSKSLDLNRRQVSCYITKTTPQTHEILKKGFSRSPLFTGKVQGIGPRYCPSVEDKICRFPDKESHHIFLEPEGIDTNEMYVNGFSTSLPEDIQEEGLRSIPGLCNAKVIRPGYAIEYDYFFPYQIKGTLETKLIENLYFAGQINGTSGYEEAAAQGLMAGINASLKARSRPPINLRRSEAYIGVLIDDIITKETLEPYRMFTSSAEHRLHLRHDNADVRLVTFGYEAGLVQHETYHQCLSKIEKINHLKALCANTRLQPEEINRILAKSGYAPVEIGQHVASLLKRPGITLELILAESEAFRNSVHQITIDRSIYEQVDIDLKYEGYLKRDLLMAEKISRLESLRIPPQFKYDGISGLSNEGKEKLKKHKPETIGVASRIPGVSPSDISVLTVRLGR
- the secF gene encoding protein translocase subunit SecF, whose protein sequence is MRIFHKTNFDFIGFRKIAYGFSLILLASGLISLAVKGLNYGIDFRGGSEVLIRFDKNIDVSAVRAVLDEAGISGSLKQYGLDRSFLFSTVFSGETNELKSLVSGAFDARLKNNPHEIVRIDAVGPSIASDLKWSALKALLASLIAILLYVGIRFEIKFATAGVIAIFHDILSVLGLFSLLGGLFDFMPLEMDQSIIAAFLTIAGYSITDTVVVYDRIRERIRGQKPADYERIFNESMNQTLSRTIITSGTVLLSVFVLFIFAGPAIRGFAFAVFCGILIGTYSSIFVAAPLVFDWLRLSKTPVHLRGSKVS
- a CDS encoding peptidylprolyl isomerase, whose amino-acid sequence is MKKISGKAALLFLSGLASITTPSYAEVADRIVAVVGREVILKSEIDSRALMARLQSPELAKDTGLSRRILDGLIEQQIILSKAKIDSVKVDENAISSTAGDRFKQLRARFASKEEMETRFGKTLPAIRDEIRTEIRNQELIQTLRRKRSAGVKVTSGEVMDYYNANREKFSLIPEGVKVSQIMKYPAVSADAQLQALTKIQAVRKELQGGADFALLARKYSQDPGSARLGGDLGYVQKGSLIPSFETAAFSLKEGEVSGIIETRYGYHIIQLLNKEPNAIHVRHILVAFDHSKDDFSGVDQLLNSIRADILSGKSSFSEMASKYSDDPSTAKLGGVISSIGGVGEYISLPSLRPELRAIITALKNPGDISPPSKIDPPQGESFYTIIRLNERVAAHTVNPEKDYSFLEEEALDNKNRRLFSEWVQQLRKEVYVRTSDI
- the secD gene encoding protein translocase subunit SecD, with product MSSMKNKRFNLLLIALVTLVAVWSLWPTWSDYSLSRQLNSYRSAQDSLKYALSHREELENARKKSLKLGLDLRGGMHLVMEVDQIDLFEQKAWNKDAKFTEIMNSVRAKAAKSDASVLELIVAEFKIENIRLSRYFYDIRNSDREIISKLEKESDDALSRAKEIIRNRIDQYGVAEPVITTQGSRKIIIELPGISDQNRVRNLLKGTAKLEFRLLRDPEVLVRTLDRINTYLVQNGTAPPAAVSDSSASKPLSASLPVPGSPAGAAPAAPATAANQNAAKPLYNVVGVSENGNAYTSEQSKEFVLSLLKRSDIQALLPLDTELLLAAKPDVGPSGEKLYSVYLVKKSPELTGGVITEAKATFGSEGVQPEVTMSMNSEGTSKWARITGANIGKRIAIVLDGAVYSAPVVQSKIPGGNSVINGIESLEEAKDLEIVLKAGALPAPVRIIEERTVGPSLGADYIRAGMLSLSWSFLAVSVFMLLYYKKAGIAADIALVLNILIVLSVLAGFSASLSLPGIAGIVLTIGMAVDANVLIYERIREELDASKGLTSSIELGYDRAFSSILDSHVTTMVAAFLLYTYGIGPIQGFALTLMIGTAASLFTSIVVTKEIFSFLMGKNLLSEKSFG
- the gyrB gene encoding DNA topoisomerase (ATP-hydrolyzing) subunit B; protein product: MQEDDILSTVAPTAPSTYGANNIQVLDGIEHVRMRPAMYIGDIHSRGLHHLVYEIVDNSIDETLGGFNDYIFVSLNPDGSVTVIDRGRGIPVDIHPEKQKSALELVMTVIGAGGKFDKGAYKVSGGLHGVGASVVNALSEWCEVEVYRDGNIYFQRFERGIPQGDVRVIGKTDKKGTKTTFMPDHQIFKTTEFRKDIIIDRMRELAFLNKELSITVQDTEGIDEIFHYVGGIKEFVQFTDQNRINLLKEPIYLYGERDSTIVEIALQYNDSYQENVFSYVNNINTHEGGTHVTGFRKALTRTLNAYAQKNDLLKNLKLSLTGDDFKEGLTAVISVKVAEPQFEGQTKTKLGNSETQSIVETIVNEQLAEFAESNPNVLKMIIEKVKGAAMSREAARKAKELTRRKSVLESSGLPGKLADCSINDPEHCELYIVEGDSAGGSAKQGRDRSFQAILPLKGKILNVEKARLHKMLENEEIKTIILALGTSFGEEEFSTEKLRYGKIIIMTDADVDGAHIRTLLLTFFFRHMRSLIEAGRVFIAQPPLYLVKSGKEQQYAWDDDERNSITESMKKMQKGKANIHIQRYKGLGEMNPEQLWSTTMDPAHRSLLLVNVENAMEADQVFSTLMGDKVEPRREFIEKNARYVRRLDV